DNA from Peromyscus leucopus breed LL Stock chromosome 3, UCI_PerLeu_2.1, whole genome shotgun sequence:
GTTGGGATAAGGCTTGGGGTATAGAGGGGAGGATATCTCTCCATAGAGCTTCTGAGGCATGTAGGGGGagccccccaccctgcagaacaGGGTCGCCAGAAGGAGGGCGAAGAGTTGCCtgtgaaagagagaaggggggtgTTTGTGGGGCTGGAAGGGCGCAGCACCCTTGCCATTTGGGCTGTTGTGGGGCGAAGATGGGATGATCGAACTGCCCATCCTTCCCCTCTGTCCACTCTGGCCTAAGTAGAGGCACTGTGACGGGGTAGCGGCAGCCTTTGCAGAGGCTGCATCCGTGTCCCTCCCAGGCCAGTGTGCAGTCCAGAGGTCACCATGCTCCCATCATGCTTTCCCCCGCAAGCCAAttctctgccctcctccttcatctccttttcttcttggaaCAGGACTGGCTCGAGGTCAGCTAACGGAGGGTGAAGATGGCTTTGCAAAGGCTCCCAAGGCTCCGGCAAAGGCGTCTGGGAGAAACCCTTCACGGAGTCTAAGAAACACACATAGTGGATTCTCTCCTCATTCAGAGGGTTCCCTCCCCTCACTGTTACCCTGCTATGAGCCCAAAGTCAAGAAAAGAGAGGCAGCCCCAGCTCATGCCTAAGAGTCTGGTCCTtgggaggagggctgaggagCATGTTTGTgagcattgtatgtgtgtgcactggagACAGGAAATAGTGTTgtgtccttgttttgttttttaatttaaattttttttaaataatgtgggATCATGCTTGCCTCCTGTGCCgacccctctctccccccttGGTGCCCATCAGCCTTACTCACATGTCTCAAGGCCAGTTTGTTTAGGTCTCCAGCTCTTCTGAACAGTCTTCAGGCACTGTAAGTTGAAAGAGGGAGTGGGCATGCACAGGAGGGGAGCGGGAGGGAAGGACTGTGGCAGCGGAGGGGTGACCATTCCCTGAGGAATGTTGTAGGGAATGAACATTTGCATAAACAAAAAATTCTGACTTCCcagtttagttttggttttgaaatCCCTGTTGCTGGCGCCATCTGGTGGCCTACAtggggaaggacagaggagaTGGATCTGAATTTTTAGGGACCGGAAGCTTTTGGTTGGAGTCTAATACTGATTCTAAATCTGATTAGCATTTTCTCAGAGACTTTCCTGGGGGCTGCTAGCTGGGGTTTATTTGAGGTTCCTCTCCAAAGGCATCACGGGCCTCGAAGGCTATGCGTTCCCATTGATCCAATTCTTGTTATTCTTCCTCACCTAGCAGCTGGATGCTAGCTGAGCAGAGGTGGTTAGCTCCATGGCTTGCTGCATTGCTCACGAATGAATTTACCTGGATGAGGGTTGCTAGTCTCAGGACTCTAAACAACTCGGCTTGTCAGTGAACTTAATCTTATTGAAGATAGGCAATTACAGAGGGAGAAACATCTTTTCCTGGCATCTGGTCAGTTTGGTCCTCAGGATACAATTGCTCATGCTTCAGCAAAGGTGTGGCTGTAATAGAGACttgtttctgtttaaaatttttgttcTGTGTCACAGAATACTTATTGACTTTGTTTGTGTGCGAGGAGCTCCAGTTCTGTAACCCGGAGGAAActgatgtgttttttctttttttttttttttttttttggtttttttgagacaaggtttctctgtgtagctttgcgcctttcctgggactcacttggtagcccaggctggcctcgaactcacagagatccgcctgcctctgtctcccgagtgctgggattaaaggcgtgcgctaccaccgcccggcctacctGATGTGTTTCTTATTCGATGaaccctcccaccccatcccttacCAGTTTGCTTATGGGATTATTTCTATTAGGGGTCAGACTGTGGAGTTCAAGGACTCACAAAGACGGAGCCAGTCCCCATTTGACAGTGACCAGTCATCTTGTAATGTAGCTGGAGAGCAGGCACACACAAGACGCCAGAACTACCAAGGTTTGAAAGGTTTTCCCAGCAGATTTGCATGTTGGAGCAGAGGCACGGATGTAGTGCAGGGCTGATCCATGATTTTAGCATGATAAGAGCATGGCCTTGCCAGGTCAGGAAAGACAAATGACGAGGAAGAAGGAACTGGACTGAGAttggaagacagaaggaagagggggtgtagcaggaatcttaaaagttcttattaatgaaatcaaacctgagccagttattggggtgaatgctggagggtcagagaaccagaacaagccacagctacctcacctcaccaacttctcagctggtcttgtttcctcagactggaggcttctgtgtcctcatcccaatggctctcagctgaactgctgctcgaaagcctgaagcttaactagctaaaagcttaaccaggccaaatgcttctagttcctggtcctcacgccttatatatctctttctgccatcactccctgggattaaaggcgtgtgtcaccatgtttggctgtttctagtgtggccttgaagatcgagggatttctgtctctggaatgctaggtttaaaggcgtgagtgccaccattttctagcctctgtatctagtggctgttctgtctctgaccccagataagtttattagggtgcacaatattttggggaacacaataccaccacaagggggAATCTTGTCTAGTGAATTGCATGTTGTTATCTTaagagctctctctgtgtgtgtgtgtgtgtgtgtgtgtgtgtgtgtatgtgtttgtgtgttacaTGTTCataatggaggcagaggcaatagaTAGAGAGGAGGTCTATTAGAGCAAGTCAGCTGAAGCAATCTTATCAATCATAGGGATTCTAAATTCTGTCATGATGTCATGTGACTTGAACGAAAATTGCCAAATTTGGACTTGACCAAAAATTGCTAAATCTGGACCTTACCACCTCAGGTCCAACCCATTGTTCAAACAGTCAAATCAAAATCTATATCTACACCTagagataaaaataattacatagatCTAGACAAATATATGTAAGTATTTTGCTTTGTCAATacgaaaatatataatttttttataaaaacaaaaattcaataatAAGAATGATACATGCTTATTACATAAAACTTAGCCAGtagaaaacaggagaaaattaGTCAAAATCACTCCACCTAAAGTAACTcctgtttagtatttttttttaaagaatacttttattttaaacctatttatttatttttaaagcttgtatttatttatattttgtatgtataagtgttttgcctgcatgtatgtgtgtgtcccatgtgcatgcagtgtctgtGAAGGCTGGAAGAGGGGGTAGGGtaccccagaactggagtcactGACATTTGTGAGGTTCCATTTTTTGGTGGTTTAGTTCTGAACTTGGGTCCaccggaagaacagccagtgctcttgacctctgagccatctctccagcccctagacgATTTTTAATAGTCTTTTGAATTGTGCATAGGGTTTAAGAAGTAGAATCAACCATATTTAGATCCtgccactatttatttatttatttgtttgtttgtttgtttgttagttttccagacaaggtttttctgtgtagccctggatgtcctggaactcgctctgtagaccagtctggtcttgaaaattgtaccaccattttttttttttttttttttttttgagatgagatcaaggctggccttgaatttatgattcttcttcctcagcttcctgagtgcctgGATTTTAGGTGTGTGTCACTTGCTCAGCTTGGATCCTGCTGTTTTTCAGAGATAAACTTAACCTTTGACCTCAGAGCATCCTCACTCAGCACTGATgtcatctttcctttcttctcttttatggTATCCATTCTCTGTTCTCACCAAACTGTTGTAtcttatttttcatctttccctGTAAATCACTCCAAATCTTTCCTACCAACTAAAGAGTTCATCTTCTCAGGCTAGCTGTGCCCTTGGTGATGGAGGCCAGCGGAAACGTGTGACGGATGGTGCTGCCTTCGCTGAAGCAGGCCTTCTCAGAGGATGGAGTTCCGTGAAGCTGTGGGGCCCAGAAGGGGATGTGGATGACGAGGTAGGTCTTGAgggcagctgagaggcatccCTGCCGGCGAGCTGGGAAGAGTGTAGCCTCAGTCAGGAGCCAGCTGTGGGGCTTGCACGGCatctctcccccagctcctcactgtgAGACGTGGATGACGGCGGCTGACACATCTTTTGGCCAGCATGGTGTCAGGATTAGGCGAGATAAGAGGTGATGGCCTTGGCACACAGTAGATGCAGGATGAAAAAGGAGGTTTTACTGTAATTGCATGTAAGAGTTGTGATAGGTGGTGAAGCCAACTGCTCCGAACATTTCACGGTGAACATAAGGGTCTCTGGAATAGTTCAGGGACACAATGCGTTAAGATCCTTTCCTCCACACTCCATTTGAAGGAGACAATGGCTGTTCCTCAGTAAATGCAGAAGAAACTGTCACTAGATGAGGCAGGGGATTCAAAAAGACGCACGCGGTCGTGCTGCCAGGTTTAACTgcgcatgcttataatcccagcaggaTCTttgccgtgagtttgaggccagcctgggctacagagtgaaatcctgcctcgaacaaacaaaaagatgttcTAAGCAAACGTTGCTTAGATGCACAGGGCTTCCCTGGCGCAAAACCCAGGAAAGCTGAAggtgagaaggggggggggggggggggctgcttcTGATTTGGGATGGTTCTGATTTGGGAGTTCAGGGGAGGAGGGGTTGATGAGTCAGTGACTTAAAGAGGGTTCCCCAGCCGCAAGTGGATCTTCCCTCCTGCTCATTCTTGGTTGGGGCCTCCACAGTGCTGGTGCACTGCTCAGGCCCCTGGGGTGCTCAGACCCCCGGGGGTGCTCAGCCCTCCTGGGGTGCTCAGGCCCCGGGGGTACTCAGGCCCCCCGGCTCAGTCTTTACCCTCCATCACCCTCTTGATCCAACCCACATAGTTGAGCACTTTGGTGTAGAAGCCGTACCCCTTGCCACACCCGATCCCCCAGGACACAACGCCTGTGGCCACCCAGCGGAGAGTGCGATTGTCCCAGACCACGTAGACGCTTCCACTGTCCCCCTGGCAGACACTGTTCCTCTGAACCTCGTCCCCAGCGCAGAACATGTTGTCAGAAAACACCTCGGTCCGCTGCCTCTGGAGGAGCCAGGCCTCGCAGGCCTCCCGGGGAGCTACAGGCAGCCTTGAGTATTTCATCTGGGTAGTTAGCCAGCCATTCTCCACCCCAAAGCCGCTGACGTAGCCCCCCAGGCCGCTGCGGTAGAGCGTCTCACTGTCGGGCAGACAGACCGGGAGGAGGCTGGGGCCCAGGGCGACGCTGTGCTGGAGCTCCAGCAGGGCGATGTCCCCGGTGAAGTCGTGGGGCTCGTGCTGGCGGTAGTCTGGGTGCACCACGACCCTACGCACAGGGTGGTTCCCCAGTCTCAGCAGCTCGTCTACATCTGTGTGGCCGAGAAACACTTCCACACTGCGGTTCTTTCTGGGGTAGACGCTGTCCTTGGGGTAGACGGTGTGGGCAGCAGTCAGGATCCATCTGTCGCCCAGCAGGGCTCCGCCCCCGCGCCCGTGGATGCTGGTGAAGGCTTGCCACGGGAAGTTGCCCAGCTCAGCTCGCCAAGATCCAGAAGCCTCTGGGTTCCGGGCAATGGGGACGACTGGTCTCCACAGACtgtgagaggagggggaaggagagcaaTCAAAAGCTGCAGGCAACTAGAGACCTGTGAGGAGGCTCCCCAGGTGAGAGGAGGCTCCCCAGGTGTGAGGAGGCTCCCAGGTGTGAGGAGGCTCCCAGGTGTGAGGAGGCTCCCAGGTGTGACTCTGCAGAGGGCCAGGACCTTCCAAGCAGTGAATCAATCTTACACCACAGGGCCCAAATCCTGCCTGGGACAGGAGAGTGGGTCCTTGCCTCCTGGGCCTCCGACATCTTTGCGCCATTCCTTAACTCCGACGGGGCTATCTCGGGTTCGA
Protein-coding regions in this window:
- the C1rl gene encoding LOW QUALITY PROTEIN: complement C1r subcomponent-like protein (The sequence of the model RefSeq protein was modified relative to this genomic sequence to represent the inferred CDS: inserted 1 base in 1 codon), with the protein product MSGPRAVNHLWSSPSTSAMGKMCWLVLWGILHTCPTQASVLLAQQLPQQLTSPGYPEPYLKGQESHTDIEAPEGFAVRLVFQDFDLEPSPDCEGDSVTISTRGADAIRLCGQQGSSLESPPGHREFVSSGRSLRLTFRAHSSSQNKVAHLHKGFLALYQAIAVSQPSGDSKAVTTPGADPPRIQNLSLDSYYGAEQTGTPSCPSLGTWXDRQDGEEVPQCGPGEPVVPIARNPEASGSWRAELGNFPWQAFTSIHGRGGGALLGDRWILTAAHTVYPKDSVYPRKNRSVEVFLGHTDVDELLRLGNHPVRRVVVHPDYRQHEPHDFTGDIALLELQHSVALGPSLLPVCLPDSETLYRSGLGGYVSGFGVENGWLTTQMKYSRLPVAPREACEAWLLQRQRTEVFSDNMFCAGDEVQRNSVCQGDSGSVYVVWDNRTLRWVATGVVSWGIGCGKGYGFYTKVLNYVGWIKRVMEGKD